The stretch of DNA ATGATCCCGCTGACCGTAGCGCCGCCCTGGCTCTCGAGGTGCTCGAGGAAGTCCGGAAATTTGGAGACGTTCTGCCACGGTCGCTCGTCGTCCGCGCTCATGCGTCCCGCCCTCCGTGAACGGATCCGCCGACAGCGTCGTGCATGTCTCGTGCTGGGTCCCGACACGGATTAGGCCTTCCGACCTCGCGCGGCGGGCTCGAGGACAGGGCCGTTCGCCCGCGGCATCGCGTTTTCGCCGGCGGACGCCGCTCGCGTCGGAGCGACACGTCTTTTTGACCGGACCGGGCAGTGTGAGGTATGGATCCAAAGCGGGAGCTTACAAGTGTCGACCTCGCCGCCCTCGTCGGGGAACTCGGGGCCTACGAGGGAGCGAAGGTCGACAAAGCCTACCTCTACGGTGACGATCTCGTCCGGCTCAAGATGCGGGACTTCGACCGGGGCCGGATGGAACTGATTCTCGAGGTCGGCGAGGTCAAGCGAGCCCACACGGTCGCCCCCGAGCGCGTGCCCGACGCCCCCGGCCGGCCGCCGCAGTTCGCGATGATGCTGCGCAATCGGCTGTCGGGTGCCGACTTCGCCGGCGTCGAGCAGTACGAGTTCGACCGCATCCTCGAGTTCGTCTTCGAGCGCGACGACGGGACGACCCGGATCATCGTCGAACTGTTCGGGCAGGGGAACGTCGCGGTCACCGACGGCGAGTACGAGGTCATCGACTCGCTCGAGACCGTCCGGCTGAAGTCCCGGACCGTCGTCCCGGGCTCGCGCTACGAGTTCCCCGACACCCGGACGAACCCGCTGACGATCTCTCGCGAGGCGTTCGACCACGAGATGGACGACTCCGACACGGACGTCGTCCGAACGCTCGCGACGCAGCTCAACTTCGGGGGCCTCTACGCCGAGGAGCTGTGTACCCGCGCCGGCGTCGAGAAGGGACTGGACATCTCGGACGCCGACGAGACCGTCTACGACCGGCTCTACGAGGCGATCGAACGGCTCGCGATCGATCTCCGAAACGGGAACTTCGATCCGCGGCTCTACCTCGAGCGCGACGCCGAGGCGGACGATGGCGACCCCGACGCGAGCGACGGCCGCGTCGTCGACGTCACGCCGTTCCCGCTCGAGGAACGCGAGGACGAGGGTCTCGACGGGGAATCCTACGAGTCGTTCCTGTCCGCGCTGGACGACTACTTCTTCCGGCTCGAGCTCGCCGAGGAGGCGGAGCCGGACCCGACCGACCAGCGCCCGGACTTCGAGTCCGAGATCGCCAAACACGAGCGGATCATCGAGCAACAGCGGGGTGCGATCGAGGGGTTCGAGCAGGAGGCCGAGTCGCTGCGCGAGCAGGCCGAACTGCTCTACGCGAAGTACGGACTGGTCGACGACATCCTCTCGACGGTACGTGGGGCCCGCGACGAGGATCGCTCCTGGGACGAGATACGGGAGCGGTTCGAGGAGGGTGCCGACCGCGGCATCGACGCCGCCGAGGCGGTCGTCGACGTCGACGGCAGCGAGGGGACGGTCACCGTCGAGATCGACGGCGACCGGATCGACCTCGTCGCCCGGCAGGGCGTCGAACAGAACGCCGACCGGCTCTACACCGAAGCCAAGCGCGTCGAGGAGAAAAAAGAGGGCGCGCTGGCGGCGATCGAGAACACGCGAGCGGACTTAGCGGACGCCAAGCGCCGCCGCGACGAGTGGGAGGCCGACGACAGCGAGACCGCGGACGAAGCCGAGTCGGACGACGGCGAGGAGGCGGATCGCCGCGACTGGCTCTCGGAACCGTCCATCCCGATCCGGGAAAACGAACCCTGGTTCGATCGGTTTCGCTGGTTCCACACCAGCGACGACTTCCTCGTAATCGGCGGCCGCAACGCCGACCAGAACGAGGAACTCGTCAAGAAGTACCTAGAGCCCGGCGACAAAGTCCTCCACACGCAGGCCCACGGCGGCCCCGTCACCGTCCTGAAGGCGACCGATCCGAGCGAGGCCTCCTCGAGCGACATCGAACTACCGGACTCGAGCATCGAAGAGGCCGCCCAGTTCGCCGTCTCCTACTCGTCGGTCTGGAAGGACGGCCGCTACGCGGGCGACGTCTACGCCGTCGACTCGGACCAGGTCTCGAAGACGCCCGAGAGCGGCGAGTACCTCGAGAAGGGCGGGTTCGCGATCCGGGGCGACCGAACGTACTACCGGGATACGGCGGTCGGTGCGGCGGTCGGTATCCAGTGCGAACCGTACACGCGCGTCATCGGCGGCCCGCCGTCGGCCGTCGACGACCGGGCGGTGACCGCGATCGAACTCGAGCCCGGACAGTACGCCCAGGCGGACACGGCCAAGCGGCTCTATCGTCGCTTCCGGGAGCGGTTCGAGGACGAGACGTTCGTCCGCAAGATCGCCAGCCCCGACCGGATCCAGCACTTCATGCCGCCGGGCGGCAGCCGGATCACGGAGAAATAGGTCGCCGACCGGTCGCGGTCGGTCCGAACGAGTCGCGATCACACGCGCTCAGACGGCCCCGCTGACGGCGGCCGGGCTGCGACCCAGCGATGTACGGCTCAACGCTGATCGGGAGCCCCCGGCTAGCACGGCCGATGACATCATCACTCGAGGCGCTGTCGCCCGCCGTACTCGGCGGCGGGATCGACGGACCGACAGTCGTCGCCGCCGTCGTCGTCGTGGCGATGGTCGTCACGGTCGGGTTCTTCGTGTTTCTGGCGCTCGGTCCCGGG from Natrinema salaciae encodes:
- the rqcH gene encoding ribosome rescue protein RqcH, which translates into the protein MDPKRELTSVDLAALVGELGAYEGAKVDKAYLYGDDLVRLKMRDFDRGRMELILEVGEVKRAHTVAPERVPDAPGRPPQFAMMLRNRLSGADFAGVEQYEFDRILEFVFERDDGTTRIIVELFGQGNVAVTDGEYEVIDSLETVRLKSRTVVPGSRYEFPDTRTNPLTISREAFDHEMDDSDTDVVRTLATQLNFGGLYAEELCTRAGVEKGLDISDADETVYDRLYEAIERLAIDLRNGNFDPRLYLERDAEADDGDPDASDGRVVDVTPFPLEEREDEGLDGESYESFLSALDDYFFRLELAEEAEPDPTDQRPDFESEIAKHERIIEQQRGAIEGFEQEAESLREQAELLYAKYGLVDDILSTVRGARDEDRSWDEIRERFEEGADRGIDAAEAVVDVDGSEGTVTVEIDGDRIDLVARQGVEQNADRLYTEAKRVEEKKEGALAAIENTRADLADAKRRRDEWEADDSETADEAESDDGEEADRRDWLSEPSIPIRENEPWFDRFRWFHTSDDFLVIGGRNADQNEELVKKYLEPGDKVLHTQAHGGPVTVLKATDPSEASSSDIELPDSSIEEAAQFAVSYSSVWKDGRYAGDVYAVDSDQVSKTPESGEYLEKGGFAIRGDRTYYRDTAVGAAVGIQCEPYTRVIGGPPSAVDDRAVTAIELEPGQYAQADTAKRLYRRFRERFEDETFVRKIASPDRIQHFMPPGGSRITEK